Part of the Falco cherrug isolate bFalChe1 chromosome 1, bFalChe1.pri, whole genome shotgun sequence genome, GGGGACAAGGGAAGAACAGGACACACTTGTTTGAGAGAGCCCACGTTACATAGTCACATCCCAAACAGCGCTGTGTGCCCTTGTCTGGGCCAGCCCAGCAGGACTCAGGGAGCCACAAGGAATATGAAAACAACATCTCAGTTTTATCTGATAAAGACTCTCAAGACAGACTTGATGTATGCAGATAAACACCACTGAGAGTTCACACCACCTCTCTGCTTCTGAGTCTCCCAGCAAAGGCCGGTGCTTAGTTCGAAGGTCTGAGAGCTCAACCTGTAGGATATGGCTCCAACCTTTGAACTCTGGCCTCTGCTCAGTTCTCCCATGAAAGAAATAAGATCACACAGCAACCTGTGATCAGCACAAACAGCAAACAGGAACAGACTAGACCTCACATCcagcaaaaagcagctgctggagaaaagcCTTTGgcccttttttctgtttgcaggacACAACCTGACACAATACAGCCTGTCTGAGAGGCTATAGCAGCCTCACACCCTCCAGAGcctctgctggagcagggggggaGCTCTGTGCCTTACAGGACACTGTTCCCATCCCTCTTGACCACATGCAGCAATAACTCGCTTGGATGACTGCTTCCAGGTCACTCATCTCCAAACACAGAGGTGAAACAAGATCTCTCATTTTGAGCCCTTATTTCCCATTAGAACTCTATGCTGAAAGCCCAGGACTTCCAGATGTGCCACACTGCTGTAGCACCTGGAATTTCAGAGCTCTCAGGATTCACAGCCAGGAGCACCCAAACCCTGCAGCACGTGCTGCCGGTGCGACCTCTCCCGGTTCAGTGTGAGGGCTGTTCCCACAGCGGTGCTCGTGTGTCTGTGCTCTGTGACctgtgcagcacagagctggcgTGGCTGTGTTCCTCACCTGCCAGAGAGTGTTTGTAGAGTCCCTGCAGCGTTGCAGCCAGTCGGAAAAAGGCAAAGGCCATGTAGAAATTCCAGTTCTCAGGGTGTTCCACTCCCATGTGGCCACAGTACATCTGGGAATACTCCTCTGCCGTGGGGACTCCCAGGTGCCCCAAATCACGCTTCCTCAAGCCTGGAAGATGTGAAGAGGCAACAGTGAGTCAGCAGATAGTGAGGAGCTCAGAGCTTTCTAGGGCTGTAGTGAGGCTTGTGGCAGAGCCACGTAGCtgtggagcagcagagacacctGCACCCATCCAACACCTGCACTGCTGCCATACTGTTTCCATACTGGTTTGGCACAGCCCACGTAGGTGAAATGCATACAGGGCAGTTTCTTCAGTAGGGTTAGACTGCGAAAGCAGTCTCCCTCGAAAGTGATCTCCCTCCTAGTGATGGAACCATTTTCCTCTTGGTTTaactatatttttctttataacaaGTGTATAACTTTGTGGACATCCCCTTCTGGGCTGGCCTGGTTCACAGCTTTCGCACCCAAAAGAGTTCCCCAGCTTCACAGCTAAAATGAGAgggaaaataatcaaaactaACTTTTAAAGGCAGTTTTGCAAGCTGTGAAGCAGGGCACTCCCCTCTGGGGCCATCCCTGACATGGCTGCTAACAGAGCTCCACGTGCACCAGCGAGGACAGGGAGTGTGTGGCAGAGTATCTGCCAAACAGGTGGCAGATATGAGGcaaactgggggtggggtgaCCACGGCACAGAGCTTACGCACGTGCAGAAAGATGTTTCCCAGGATGGAGGGTTCTTCGTGGAGGGGAgaaagggcagagcagggaatACGGTACAAAGCCCACAGCTCTTTCCAGCTGCAATGAGCCCAACTGTCAGCTGAGCTCTCTAGGCAGAAGCCAATCTGTTTCTGAACTCTGGTTCCTCTCTCTCTGTGTCAAATGTGACCTTGCCCTTCTCTGTACCTCTCAGTGCATTAAAGTGAGGTGGCAGGAAGTAGGCCATACAGCTATTCGCCAAATCAGAGATGGGATCTCCTAGAGTTGAAAGCTTCCAGCCAAGGACAGCAAGGACTTCTGGCCTGTCTGGATGAAAGACCAGGTTGTCCATCCTGTatcagagggaaaaagagatCAGAAAAGTCttaagaggggggaaaaaaaatcccaacgCTCAGCAGCAGTAGGTGCTTTCCAGTGCTCTTCACTCTCTTCAAAAACTGCTGAGTCCTTTGGGAGGCTGCACAAGTGAAACACTAATTTCTGCAAGCATAGGTCAGGGTGGATGAAGGTGACTCAGTAGTGAACTCCCTCATTACTGATGAACTGAACTGTACTTTCAAGAATGAAACCAAGTTATTCAGAGCCTCAGCTCATTAACAGATGTTACAGGACAGGCTAACTAAAAAGTGAAGCAGGCAAGTCACCATCCAGAGAGATCTTCTGGTCATTTCAAAGGCACACAGTAACGCCAGGCCCTGGACTGTTACTTTCTGTAGATTATGCATAGTACAGCCTTCATCAGTTTGAGCCCCAGGAGAGGGCAGCAGCCTACTGAGGAGGAAACAGAGGGCAGCCATCCTGCCAGGTTGCAGAGAGCTCACCAGCCTCCATTCACACTGGAACTGTGTGCACTCAACCTTGCCGGAAGGAGCCTTGGCCCAGAACTGGCACATGCCTGCAAGGAGCCTcgcagccctggcagccagggtcTGACAGCACAGAAGTAGCTCTCAGCATCCCTCACCTCTGTCCCCAGCCACCACGCTCCTGCCTGACTTCTCCTGTAACACTGGCAGGTTTTCCCATATGTCCTGCAGCATCTCACCAGCCACCCAAACTCTTTCAGCACCAAATTATCATTAGTAAGATGCACCAGGACCGAGTTCTAGGATTCCAGAAACAGTTGATGACCCCCCAGTGTTAGAACAGTGCTTGCAGCTGCTGGGCAAAGAAACTCTGAACCACCAATGAGGCAGCAAGATTAGAACTAGACATCAGGAGGCTAGGCTTCCAGTTCCTGCCCCTAGTTTCTCCACTCTCCTATGGACACTGCTTTAAACGGCCACAGATCAGTAAGCAGACAAACACTGGGGAAAACACTAGAGCTCTGGGTGCAAGACAGCACCAGCCAGAGCTCTTGGGATATGTTTCTCATGATAGATGTGAAGGGCTTGTGGCTCTCTAGATCTTGTTACCTGAGCAATGCTGAACTTGACCCAGAGCCCAGCTTTCAGAGtgctctggagctgctgtgccagctcaACTCAGCACCTCTTTGGAGTCTGCATATTGCTTTAcactctctctccctctctgctgcctgggaTGTGCTCCAGGGCAGTGCTGTCAGCCAAGCAGTACCTGAAATCACCATGCACAACTGTTGTCTTCTGAGATTCAGGAAAATGCAGAGGCAGCCACTCAATCAGTCTCTCCATTGCTGGGATAACGTGAGTTTCCACAGCTCGATACTGCTTTGTCCAGGTCTCAACTTGCCACTGAATGTAATTACCTGTAACAGAGAAACAAAGGCTCTCAGGGAAAGGGACTGACTGGCACAAAGAGGCTTCAAAAGGGATGCATAAAAGATGCATGCAGAAAAAGTCAAACAGCCAGGCAGATCTCAGTCCAGCACTCTGAAATAAGCTCCAAGAGTTTCATTGTGATTTCCAGGGGTCTCATATATTCTTAACTGGGCACTGGATTTGATATTCTGGTGGAAATAATCAGACCTTGGACAAAAATGTAAGTTCACCAACTCCAAGAAGCTGAGATAGCTCTGCAGAGAGACTGGAGGAAGTTTGGTCAGAGATGGCAGCAAACAAGTAACTCCTGCACCCAGAGTACAACTCTTCCTCATGGCAGGAAGCTCTGGGGACTACTAAGAGGAAACACAGACCTGGAGGATCTAAACCAGCTCTCCACACCTTCCCACCACACCTGTGGATTCGGACACTTTGCTGCGCATCTTTACTTTCCCAACGGCCCCCCAGCTTTGGCCCAAGTCCCATATCTGAGCCTATCCCTTGAAATGCTGACacacaggagaagaaaacagtgataGAGGATACATAGCCTTCTCTTACTGTGCTCCCCAAGGtcctccagctcagctgctctgaGGTCTGCGCTGTGGATCTTGGAGAGGACTTGACTCATGGCAGCATAAATAGCTCTCCTCTGGCTCGGCTGCAGCTCAGGGAGGGAGACATCGCTGTAGACGCGGCCAGCACAGTGCTCCATCAGGTAGAAAGGTgtgcccagggtgctggggaagcaAGGTGAAACCAGTGGGCCTGAAGTTAATCCTGCTACCTACCACTCCTCAAGTCTCACCTGCATTTTGAACATGCCCTCCAGGCCTCACAGCATGGCAAGGTGAAGAGCAGCCTCAACAGCACCTGAGCACTcacactgcagcctgggctCAAGCCCAGCGCAGGATGCCAGGTGGTGGCACACAGCTGTAGCATGGTTAGTCCTggtccctccagccccaggaagCTGAGCTTGGGGCCAGGGTACAGCACCAACtgtctccctgcctcccctgcagTGGGCTCTGGAGCCAGGCTGTCAGACTGCAATTGAACACCACGAGCAGTGGACACAGATTTAACTGCAGTGCAGAGACTTCATTaccacagccagcagagatCTGAGCGGAGCTGTGCTGACTGCAGGCTACACAGGGTGTCGTGGCTGCAGATTTGCTGCTATCATGGCTGTAGCTCTCGTGGCGAGCGTGAGGTCTGGCAGTGAGAAAAATCAAGTCCTTATTGGAAACCTGAGCATCCTAAATCAGCCGGAAGCCCTACAACATTGTTTTATagctgcttttcaaaggaaGACAGCATTGTGATTAATTGCTAAAATAGAACACATCTAAACCAAGCCAAATAACAGTGTTACTGTCCTTTGAACTTCTAGAGGCTCCTCTAGCGTGAGACTGGGCAAACACTAATTAGATCAGTGCACTTTGTGAGGTCTggctccttttctctcctctcctcatCTTTGCAGGAATCTGGCTGAAGTCGTCAAGCACAGAGCGAAAGCTGAGGGACAAGATTACCTTCTGTCCTCGCAGAGGGCAAGTACAGTGGGAACAGGAACACCAGCCTCAGAGAGTGCCTTCAGTACCCTGCCAGGGTGAGTCAGAGAGCCATGTCAGCACAGAAAGGTATTAGGGAATCAACACTAGAACTGCATTGCTGCTAGGCACACACACAACATTGGAGCCCTGTgctcagttttaaaaacactaaGATAATATGGTTGGGGGTAGGTGAAAGAAGCACAGCAAAATCTTCATATGGCCCAGAGTCCCAAGACCTATCCAATACACCCTGGAAAACCAAAGGGAGATCACAACTGCAAGTGCCCTGCTGTTTCACTGCTGAGGCAGCGATCTCCAGCACCACAAACTGGTTTGCAGCACGAGCCCTTCAGCACGGGGCTCCTCATTGCACAGCTGCAGTGTTGTGCTGCAACCTCTCTCCCACCTAAGGTGCCAGACGTGACAGTACGATCCTGCGTCTCCCAGCGTGTGCTGGGAGAGCTGTGGTGTACTTCCATGGATTGGAAGGATCACAGTGCAGGAGTGGGGAGGTTGCTTTTCACAGGCATGGTCCTAACTGCACGCTCACCGCCAGCTGCAGGGCGGTAGCACAGCCTTGCCTCTTAATCCAGGACTGCTCATGCTAGCTGTAGCAAACGGACAAACCACAGATCAGGATATCGAGCTGTGCAAAACGCAGGGAAGGACAACGTGGGAGGCAGATGTGTGATGTGGAACAGAAAAGCCAGGGTTGAAATAGAGCACTCTCCCTAGGATGGGGTTGTTTGGGATCTCCTACATGTCTTCCCCGCTGAGCTGGCATGAGGAGCACAGCTGCCTTCTCACCTGTACTCCCTTCTGACAGCAGGGCCTGAGGGATGCAGGCTGTCAGAGGGCTCCTTCTTCAGCACCAGCAAGCAACCTCCAAACTTGACAGAATAGGTCCGGGTGGACTGTCTGTGGCCAAACTGCCGTAACACTAGTGGGCCTGAAGAGTTGAGAGAAGAAGGTCAGCAGACAGAAGCACGAGCTGGGATTATTTCTCACCACTTCTTGAGGTTTTACTTCCCCTTCCTGTGCCTGGGTCTGAAATGCCACTTGCAGCAATCAGGGACCTACACCTTGCTCTAGTGTCCCAAATCCCTGGGGAGCATGGCAGTAGCTCACAGATGCCTCACAGGCCACGAATATTCCTGGTATTTCTTTGGCAACTTGTGCTCAACCCCTCCCAAATGAGGAAGTGCTAAAATGTTGTTTCCCATTTCTGGAAACAGCATCAGATCACTGAAATGTGAATGGCTGTCCCATTCGCTTGGAAATTAGGAGCCTTTCATTAATATTATTCTTCAATGCACCTGTTGTATGATGGAAAGAGCCAATGGCTCCAGAATATGTAAGCTTGCCTACTGAAGAGCAAAAAGCACTGCAATACCTGTTGCATGGTCACCAAGAACATTTTCAAGGTACTTTTGCAGATGGTCTTTTGGAATTTCTGCACCCAGTCTCACTGAACGAGTATATGGAACAAACCCTTTCAAAGGAAAACCCAGATAGGTTTCTAGCTCTTTGAGTGCTCCTGCTGGATCATCAACCTGAAAGCAGAGGGATAGAATAACACTGGGtgatagttaaaaataaaactgcctgGACAAGAAAGAGCTCTGCACACTTGTGATGCATTTATCTGTGAGTCCAAGAGCACTGATCCACTACGCCACAGGGGTCATTCCCAGCCAACACAGAGCACTCTTACCAATACTCACTGAGCCTCCCGCCTTGGTCTCTGTCCCAGAGACACACCTGTTACAGTAGGCACTTGGACAGCTGGACTAAGAGCTGGAATTCCCTGTGTGCGGTCCAGGGAAGCAGAGATCACTCTTCCCACCAGTCCCATGCTTGCCCTTCCCCCAGAAGTCCCCTCAGCAAAGTAAAACCCCTGTGCTCACTATCTCCAAAGCCTGGGATTTAACTAGTCAGTCCCCAGCTGAGAGACCCATGAAGCCTCAGAGCTTCTAGAAATCTATTAAATGTGTCTTATTTTCTCCATCAGGTGGATGTGGTTGTCTCAACCATGCAGTTAAGGCTGTTTCTCTAATAGGGAACCGAGGTCCATAAAGGAGAAGCGATTTCTCCAAGGTTACGCTGGCTGTAGGGTTTAGAGCCATGAATGAAACAGACCAGTGCAGACTTTGGCAGCAATCCTCCCCTTTCACCCTGCCACATCCTGTAGGAATAAGGACAGGCCGGAACAAAAGGCTTGGCAACACAAGTCTGCCACTACCATTTGAAAATTCTGAGCCGTTCAAGTCAAACACAGCTCTGGACTTAAAAACCATACCCCAAACCATGCCCTGGTTGCACTTTGTACCTTCACCGTTTTAATGCcaagctgggctgctgcttttaGGTTCTGGCTGCTGTTGTCGAGGAAGATAGATTCCTGGGGCTGAACGCCCAAGCGCTCCAAGCACAGCTTGTAGATACGAGGATCTGGCTTGCACATTCCTTCCCGATAAGATTCAACCATCTACAGCAACAACAAATGGATTATGCATGAGCCCACTGTGACCACAaacagctgtgcagagctggaaatggaGGGTGGGAAAGGGACTAACAATCTAATTAACATGTGAAATAAAGGACACGGGTAATGGAGGGCTGACAGAGCTGGATAGGATGTGATTCAAGTGACTGTGTGGGTGCAAACTGCCTTGGCTGTGGCTCTGTCAGCTCAAATGAGCTGAACAGGATCAGCCAGTCCTCAGATGGAAGATATCCAATGAGATCTTACGATATGGGAGGCTCACTGGACATCCCAGACTGTGCTGAACCAATTGCTCAATGCTGTCCAAGAAAGCCTGGGATTGTACCACCTTCCAAACGATCTGAAAAGCGGTGCCCTGACCATCACACCTATCAACCATGGCAAAGAGAtcttcacagcagcagagatgttGACCATAATCATCTGCCCAAATCAGGATCAAGAAATTATTGAGTCAGTCTCTGAATACTCACATTGCCCTCACAACCATAAAAAATTCAAGAAAGATTTCACCCCTGCACTGACGGACACTCtaggaataaaaattaatctattAGATAGATATCAAAGCCCATGCTAATGGAAATCCAcattcaagtaatttttttccccactaattactgtgcagagctgctgcctgctgttacAGAAGAGCCACACCGCATGAGTGATGACACTGGATAGGCCATGGTTATTGAAGTGCTTTGAAACAGTCTGGGATGAAAAGTACCACAGAGCATCACAACAGAGCATCCCTCCACTAAGAGAACTTCATAGGCACCAGTGTCACTAGTGTAACGCACAGAAAGCTGAGTTGATAATGACTTAATGTTGACAAGATGACTTTAAATAGTCCCAGGTTTTAAATGTGTTGATATGACGACTCTTTGCATATCTCATCGTCTTAATCAAAGCTACAAAACAAACTCACATCACGAATAAACTCCTGAAATTCAAACATGTGAGTCGGggcacacaaaaaagcaaattttctatCATGCTGAGTTGAGCCCTTGGAGCTGCCTGTTAAAGTGAAGCCACTTGAACCAGCCTCGTGGTTCATGGCTAATCTTCTGCTTCATCTTTGCACCTGCAGCTCAGACAGATCAGCATGTTGGAGTAGTGGAATTGTTTGTAGCACAGGGGATGCTTTGCAACTCTTTTGGGATGCAACAAGCTTTAAAAGGACTAAATATAATGTAGGCAGGGGCACTGGGTAATAACATTATTTCTTGCATAGCGCTCCAGCTTCCAAGTCCTTTATCAACATTGCTGCCTATGCCTGTTACATGTTCACTTGTGGTTGCATGGGCATTTTGTAATGAATTTTCAAATGCACAAGTACCCGCCACTCACTCAGACCCTCTTCACGGCCCAGTTGCTACAATGAATTACACCAGGAAACATTTTCACAGACTGCTACATCTAGGTCTACTAACAGGTGCTGCTGGTTGCCATTCATTTGGTACCTGCATGTAAAGAATTTCAGTTGCAGCTTTCCATAGACATAGgtacagaaatgcattttagaatCCATCCAGGCTTACCAcatcaaaatgcttttcatctAGGGGCAGAAAGCTCTCCCCATTCAGCAGACAGAAGTTGTTGCTTAGAAGAGCTGTTTTAAGACCTTCTGCACGGATACACTGTACTGCTTCTGCCATTATGGGGAGCTGTGTCATCATCTCATTTCTGATTAAGTGCGAGAGAAAAGAGTCCACTGGAACACGGACATTTGCCTAAGAAACCAGAGAAACCCCAAGAACGATAATTAGCCATGAATGTTTTTTaagcaggaggaaaataagAGTGGTTGGGTAGGTACGTTCCCTGATCATCTTATCTTGCTGTCCTACTTCCTTTGGCAGCAGAAGCCGTCAGTGAATCTCCCAGCTAAACCAAGTGGACCAAATAAACAAGCATTTATACTACAGAATAAACTAATTCTACAGAATTAGTAATTCACTAATTctacagaagcagctgcagagataAAGGGCTGattttgggaaaaagaaatgcactAGGACTGTGCCTGCCACAGACTCAGGGCAGGTTAGAGGTAAATAAACTGCTTTACCATTCAGCAGGCACGAAAGGAATCTGCATTTTAGACTGAGctgtttcaaaaatactttacTCAGAGGAGGATTCTTGCACTGTGTTCCTGGAGCTGTGGTGGAGGGGCCTCTACTGATCTTAAGAACGCTCCCTGGAGACCATGCTCTCCGTCCATCAAGCACCTCCATGTATGAACTAACAGCAAAagcctttcagctgttttctgacTCTCTGACTTCTCACCTTGGCTGACCTTAGAggtgttttgaaataaaaaagttattaaatgtGCAGGAAGAAGCTGGTGGAAGTGAAGGCGAATTCAGCTGACCATCCTGTCTGGGTACTAGAATGATGACGTCAGTGAAAAGTCTGCCCTGATCAGACAGCAATGCTTCCTAGATGGTAAATCCAGAACCTTCCatcaaaagatttcttttaaaagctccTCTCTCCTCACTGAACCACTACATTGCAGGATTCCATTTTCCTGCAGTCAGGAAGCACAAAGAGAGGAGGGGGGAGTTGGCTTACAATCTCAAAGCACTGCTGTCCCAATTCCTGCAAAAACTCCACAGTCGTCAGCTCTCCTCTTGTGTACTTCAGAGAGGGACTACTTTCCCCTCCAGAGCGTATAGCTTGCTGGATGGTGCCGGCTGGAATACAATTGTGGGCCTCCCAGTCTACataaagaaaagtaagaaagcTAGGAAAGAGCACGTATGGCGTCATCAGAACTGGGAAACTAGCCTGAAATCCTCCAAGGTCTGATTGACCAGCACTCGTGAGAGCTGACATGCTGGACTGGGGTCATTTACCCACTCGCAGAGAGAAGTTCGGGCATTCCCCCAGCTGAAGCACCTCACCTctgttttttggtgtggtgcCCTTGGGATGGAAACACAGTGTGCTTAAAGTGGGCTGAAGGGCTGTACCAGCGTTGTGTGGCATCAGCCAGTGTCACTACGGGAGTTTCATTACCAGGTGGGTTCAGGCTCTGACCTGGAGCTGTCAGCACGGTTGCTGGTCACTGCCAGTTCTAGCACTTCTGATGGTCACAACAGGGGACCATCGCCATCACCTCAAGTTCTTGGCTGTCTTACCAGAACCAGAGGTGGCTGACAGGGACacctgaaatttatttttccctccttgcATAGAAACAACAGGAGCAAATAAGAAATGAGAATACACACCTGTGGCTGTCTTGCAAGGGGACGGGAGGAGCACTCCGCTTGCATCAAAGATCACAGCTTTATAGCGGCACCATGCAGATTGCCTCCGCCGGATTAACCCCTGCAGGTGCTGCCAgatcccagcacagagcaggtaAGGGGTGCGGGCAACGCTCCTCAGGTACATGCTGCAAACTGCTCGGAGGACGTTGGGAAAATTCACAACTGGCCCGTGCCCACTGAGGAGAGAGGGTAGGATGCAAAGTACAGAATTAAAAGGGTAAATATTTATTCGTGCTCATGAAGTGTCCCAGCCAGACTGGGCCACCCCAGATGAGCTTTTACACAGGGTTCTTAGACCCTTCAAACATTGGGGTACAACATGATTTTACCCATTGCTAAAGCACACACTACCAATTCCTAATCATAGC contains:
- the ACAD10 gene encoding acyl-CoA dehydrogenase family member 10 isoform X1 translates to MYLRSVARTPYLLCAGIWQHLQGLIRRRQSAWCRYKAVIFDASGVLLPSPCKTATDWEAHNCIPAGTIQQAIRSGGESSPSLKYTRGELTTVEFLQELGQQCFEIANVRVPVDSFLSHLIRNEMMTQLPIMAEAVQCIRAEGLKTALLSNNFCLLNGESFLPLDEKHFDVMVESYREGMCKPDPRIYKLCLERLGVQPQESIFLDNSSQNLKAAAQLGIKTVKVDDPAGALKELETYLGFPLKGFVPYTRSVRLGAEIPKDHLQKYLENVLGDHATGPLVLRQFGHRQSTRTYSVKFGGCLLVLKKEPSDSLHPSGPAVRREYRVLKALSEAGVPVPTVLALCEDRSTLGTPFYLMEHCAGRVYSDVSLPELQPSQRRAIYAAMSQVLSKIHSADLRAAELEDLGEHSNYIQWQVETWTKQYRAVETHVIPAMERLIEWLPLHFPESQKTTVVHGDFRMDNLVFHPDRPEVLAVLGWKLSTLGDPISDLANSCMAYFLPPHFNALRGLRKRDLGHLGVPTAEEYSQMYCGHMGVEHPENWNFYMAFAFFRLAATLQGLYKHSLAGRLAPGESSPEDAEFVADLAWEFAIKEGFRVFDSLPTTKLLARRYSTWARQGPFLSRSYGTCLCPGALAVPKVPPVTPPSNQLGMA
- the ACAD10 gene encoding acyl-CoA dehydrogenase family member 10 isoform X2, with amino-acid sequence MYLRSVARTPYLLCAGIWQHLQGLIRRRQSAWCRYKAVIFDASGVLLPSPCKTATDWEAHNCIPAGTIQQAIRSGGESSPSLKYTRGELTTVEFLQELGQQCFEIANVRVPVDSFLSHLIRNEMMTQLPIMAEAVQCIRAEGLKTALLSNNFCLLNGESFLPLDEKHFDVMVESYREGMCKPDPRIYKLCLERLGVQPQESIFLDNSSQNLKAAAQLGIKTVKVDDPAGALKELETYLGFPLKGFVPYTRSVRLGAEIPKDHLQKYLENVLGDHATGPLVLRQFGHRQSTRTYSVKFGGCLLVLKKEPSDSLHPSGPAVRREYSTLGTPFYLMEHCAGRVYSDVSLPELQPSQRRAIYAAMSQVLSKIHSADLRAAELEDLGEHSNYIQWQVETWTKQYRAVETHVIPAMERLIEWLPLHFPESQKTTVVHGDFRMDNLVFHPDRPEVLAVLGWKLSTLGDPISDLANSCMAYFLPPHFNALRGLRKRDLGHLGVPTAEEYSQMYCGHMGVEHPENWNFYMAFAFFRLAATLQGLYKHSLAGRLAPGESSPEDAEFVADLAWEFAIKEGFRVFDSLPTTKLLARRYSTWARQGPFLSRSYGTCLCPGALAVPKVPPVTPPSNQLGMA